A single genomic interval of Halorubrum aethiopicum harbors:
- a CDS encoding ABC transporter permease, with product MSLLRYTLWRLAQAIPVLIGIVTITFFLANQIPGDPVEIMLGPTPAQEQVEAIRARYGLDRPIHERYLTYLAGVATGDLGLSIYYDRPVLEMIMLRLPVTLLLMLSAFAFAIVTAIPLGVISAKRRNEPADHVSRFVSLIGVSTPSFWIGLVLIIVFAFHLGWFPARGLVLPWANPADVRGASTQWEVIRQAAHHLFLPMISLGTLQMAQITRIERSSMVDSLQGEYVTLARAYGVPESTIVRKHAFQVAQLPVITIIGLGLSTALGGAVLTETVFEIQGMGRLIITAINNQDYELIMGTTLVFGFVYVIGVIITDVTYSYLDPRVTYGED from the coding sequence GTGAGTCTACTTCGGTACACACTCTGGCGGCTCGCACAGGCGATACCCGTACTCATCGGTATCGTGACGATCACGTTCTTTCTCGCGAACCAGATCCCCGGCGATCCGGTCGAGATCATGCTGGGCCCCACCCCGGCTCAAGAGCAGGTCGAGGCGATACGCGCCCGGTACGGCCTCGACCGCCCGATCCACGAGCGGTACCTGACGTACCTCGCCGGCGTGGCCACGGGGGACCTCGGGCTCAGCATCTACTACGACCGGCCGGTGCTCGAGATGATCATGTTGCGGCTGCCGGTGACGCTTCTGCTCATGCTGTCGGCGTTCGCGTTCGCGATCGTCACGGCGATCCCGCTCGGCGTGATCTCGGCGAAGCGGCGGAACGAGCCGGCGGACCACGTCTCCCGGTTCGTCTCGCTGATCGGCGTCTCGACCCCGTCGTTCTGGATCGGGCTCGTGTTGATCATCGTCTTCGCGTTCCACCTCGGCTGGTTCCCCGCGCGCGGACTCGTCCTCCCGTGGGCGAACCCGGCCGACGTTCGGGGTGCCTCGACCCAGTGGGAGGTGATACGCCAGGCGGCCCATCACCTCTTCCTGCCGATGATCTCGCTGGGAACGCTCCAGATGGCGCAGATCACGCGGATCGAGCGCTCCTCGATGGTCGACTCCCTTCAGGGCGAGTACGTCACGCTCGCGCGGGCGTACGGCGTCCCCGAGTCGACCATCGTGCGCAAACACGCCTTTCAGGTCGCACAGCTCCCCGTGATCACGATAATCGGCCTCGGGCTGTCGACGGCGCTCGGCGGGGCCGTCCTCACGGAGACCGTCTTCGAGATACAGGGGATGGGCCGGCTGATCATCACGGCGATCAACAATCAGGACTACGAACTGATCATGGGGACGACGCTCGTGTTCGGGTTCGTGTACGTGATCGGCGTGATCATCACGGACGTCACGTACAGCTACCTCGACCCGCGGGTCACCTACGGTGAAGACTGA
- a CDS encoding ABC transporter permease: MSINSATSDDDVPDGDGDGDGGEGVETRVGLRYTLREVRRDTTARIGIYIVGFMTFVAAFAAVDYYLLDYAVAEAVLYNPETDPERVERLLPPVGMENQFGQGVLEHPLGTDHRGRDLLARVIYGTRVAMTVGFMATAIGLSGGTLVGAVSGYYGGWIDDVLQRVTETIYAIPFLVLVIAFMTAFGRDLTFAMIGVGITAIPVFNRLIRSRVVSIREEDYIEAARAAGVKDRNIILRHVIPNSFAPVLVQATLQVGVSILIVAGLSFLGFGAQPPTPSWGQMLSASRGYMLPAPTFSLWPGIAILVTVVGFNILGDGLQDALDPRINN; the protein is encoded by the coding sequence ATGTCGATCAACAGCGCAACTTCGGACGACGACGTACCGGACGGCGACGGGGACGGGGACGGCGGTGAGGGGGTCGAGACCCGCGTCGGGCTCCGGTACACGCTGAGGGAGGTGCGGCGCGACACGACCGCGCGCATCGGGATCTACATCGTCGGCTTCATGACGTTCGTCGCGGCCTTCGCCGCGGTCGACTACTACCTGCTCGACTACGCGGTCGCCGAGGCGGTGTTGTACAACCCCGAGACCGACCCGGAGCGGGTAGAGCGCCTGCTGCCGCCGGTCGGCATGGAGAACCAGTTCGGTCAGGGGGTACTCGAGCACCCGCTCGGCACCGACCACCGCGGCCGGGACCTGCTCGCGCGCGTGATCTACGGGACCCGCGTCGCGATGACCGTCGGGTTCATGGCGACCGCGATCGGGCTCTCCGGCGGCACGCTCGTCGGCGCGGTCTCCGGCTACTACGGCGGCTGGATCGACGACGTGCTTCAGCGGGTCACGGAGACGATCTACGCGATCCCGTTTCTCGTGTTGGTCATCGCGTTCATGACCGCCTTCGGGCGTGACCTCACGTTCGCGATGATCGGCGTCGGGATCACGGCGATCCCCGTGTTCAACCGGCTGATCCGGTCGCGGGTCGTCTCGATCCGCGAGGAGGACTACATCGAGGCCGCCCGCGCGGCGGGGGTGAAAGACCGGAACATCATCCTCAGACACGTCATTCCCAACAGCTTCGCGCCGGTGCTCGTTCAGGCGACGCTCCAGGTCGGAGTGAGCATCCTCATCGTCGCCGGGCTCTCGTTCCTCGGGTTCGGCGCGCAGCCGCCGACCCCCTCGTGGGGCCAGATGCTCTCGGCCTCGCGCGGCTACATGCTTCCGGCACCGACGTTCAGCCTCTGGCCCGGCATCGCCATCCTGGTGACCGTCGTCGGGTTCAACATTCTGGGTGACGGGCTCCAGGACGCACTCGATCCGCGGATCAACAACTGA
- a CDS encoding ABC transporter ATP-binding protein — protein MSEPLLSVENLKTQFFTEDGTVRAVDGISFDVHEGEIVGLVGESGAGKSVATSSLLRLVESPGEIVDGEITFKGRTLFGLEEDGNGELRPRDDMLTEEEMRREIRGREIAIIFQDPMESLNPVFTVGGQLREFIELNRDLSEEEAKAEAIDMLREVGIPAPESRYDEYPHQFSGGMRQRVLIAMALACQPDLIIADEPTTALDVTVEGQILEMVKELQEKYDTSFIWVTHDMSVVAEICDRVNVMYLGEIIEHATVDDLFYDTKHPYTKALLDSMPRPDETVHELDPIEGVMPEAIDPPSGCRFHSRCPDAREVCREVHPEPRDLAEEGEPMHSAACVKYDAFDVGYGESRPIETDTAGGFDAGLTETGGEK, from the coding sequence ATGAGCGAACCACTACTCAGCGTCGAGAACCTCAAGACGCAGTTCTTCACCGAAGACGGAACCGTTCGGGCGGTCGACGGGATCTCCTTTGACGTCCACGAGGGCGAGATCGTCGGCCTCGTCGGCGAGTCCGGGGCCGGCAAGTCGGTCGCGACCTCGAGTCTCCTCCGGCTCGTCGAGAGCCCGGGCGAGATCGTCGACGGCGAGATCACCTTCAAGGGGCGGACCCTCTTCGGCCTCGAGGAGGACGGAAACGGCGAGCTCCGTCCCCGAGACGACATGCTCACCGAGGAGGAGATGCGTCGGGAGATCCGCGGGCGGGAGATCGCGATCATCTTTCAGGACCCGATGGAGTCTCTCAACCCCGTCTTCACCGTCGGCGGCCAGCTCCGGGAGTTCATCGAACTCAACCGGGACCTCTCGGAGGAGGAGGCGAAAGCGGAGGCGATAGACATGCTCCGGGAGGTCGGGATCCCCGCGCCGGAGTCGCGCTACGACGAGTACCCCCACCAGTTCTCCGGCGGCATGCGCCAGCGCGTCCTCATCGCGATGGCGCTCGCGTGTCAGCCGGACCTGATAATCGCCGACGAGCCGACGACCGCCCTCGACGTCACCGTCGAGGGGCAGATCCTCGAGATGGTGAAGGAGCTCCAGGAGAAGTACGACACCTCGTTCATCTGGGTCACACACGACATGAGCGTCGTCGCGGAGATCTGCGACCGCGTGAACGTCATGTACCTCGGGGAGATCATCGAACACGCGACCGTCGACGACCTGTTTTACGACACGAAACACCCGTACACGAAGGCGCTTCTCGACTCGATGCCGCGGCCGGACGAGACGGTCCACGAGCTGGACCCGATCGAGGGGGTGATGCCCGAGGCGATCGACCCGCCCTCCGGCTGTCGGTTCCACTCCCGGTGTCCCGACGCGCGGGAGGTGTGTCGCGAGGTCCACCCCGAGCCGCGCGACCTCGCCGAGGAGGGCGAGCCAATGCACTCCGCGGCGTGCGTGAAGTACGACGCGTTCGACGTGGGGTACGGTGAGAGCCGACCGATCGAGACCGACACGGCCGGCGGGTTCGACGCCGGACTCACCGAGACGGGGGGTGAGAAATGA